The region TGCTATCACATGTTGTTTGTGCTCAATAACTTGCTTGCTCATGATCTACTTATTTacctattaaaattattttcactagcttacccttctttctTTCTGTGTTTGGTTCCttgttatgtttttctttttgcaatgatcaccaactgttggtgtgagcagatgtggagacCCCTAATGATCATCGAGATAATGGAGATGTTTTTGTGTAGTTTAGCCGTGTTGGTTATTGCTCTTTTGAGCatcttttgaaaaacttatATCATGTAATTCCTTGTTCTATTGAGCAAATCTTTTGCCAAATTGTTTCATGTTTTAAGACACATTATGGCATTGTTTGGTGCCCATGGTACTTCTGTTTTACGTATAGTTTGGGATAACTGTAATGGTTAAATTCTCATATACTTTATGTCACATGCTcgattttattataatatgtggtgttttatttattagaattttctattaaatgggatgtcacgcATCCCAATCATAGTaagttaaaactaataaaataggaaGTTTCATCATAGTGTTCAAAATAGATAATCCAGCatacaaaatatattcatatagtcttacaaaagaaatgactataaaatatatcatttatacaattaaacTAAAACTAACAAGCTCTATACATAAACTATTCACTTACTAAAACTATCTGAGACCTTCTATAACTCTAATTGATAGCTCCTCCTGCTTCAGAGGTGCTTCTAAACCTGTAACTTCGTCTACTCCCACAAAATAGGTATcatcgcaaaaaaaaaaaaaaagaggcaAACAACACAAGAAgacacaaaacacacaacaaggtaagctagtgtataaaagaaatattcacACAAGCAAttgacactaaactcaattattcAGATACATAAAATTGACATTGAATTCCCTAGTGGCCTGCACCTGTGGTGGTTCCCAAACTTTGCAGAGTTTGGCCTCGAGGGATTATTACCCAACCACTCACAAGGTAAATCCACTTCACGcctaagacttgatcaagtccaatGACTAGGAcctccttcttctcttcaaCATAACCTACTCTACTCTACTTGAGTGTGAGTAGTTATTAGAGAAAGGATACCTCCCAATAATATGTCATTGGATACATTAAAATACCACACTTAGAATTTCTCCTTGAAATTCTTTCTTCAACAGCACAATTCATGCTCATAATCATATATTCAACTCAATTTATAGCAATAAGGACTATAAAATCAAGTTCAAGTATATAGACAAAACATCCAAAgtaaccaaaacaaaaaaaaaaaaaacaagaaaatagggCAAATAACGTTATACATAAAATACATCCAAACAGTTAAAATCATTTCTCTAATCATAgacttaaaagaaaaagatccaATTTGTCAAAGTGAAGATTCACATGCCTAAGATCAGCTGACAAAATTTCAACTTAATATGACGGTTAACGAAGCGGGAATCTTCATTGTACCAAAAGGACTCAGTGCAGAAAAACTAGGTAGCTCCTAGTGCTAGAAAGTGACGCCCAACGGTGAGGCTAATAAAAGCCAACGCTCAACATTACCATAGTGAGGCTCAGCGTTGTATTAGATATTCGTAATATCAATTTAAGGTTTTTGGGAAATCAAAACTTGTTTCATAGCTCAAATTGGCACTCCTCATTTAAGTATTGGTCTAAAACAATCTTTAAATCCTAGGAGTTGGTGCCAATTTAATCAATGACTCAAATCCTACATTTCCCAAATTCCTTCACAATCAATCAACCAATCATACAAGATTCATTAAACAATTTTCTTACCAAAATCACCCAtacaattaatgataattaccaaactcaatcaatcACAAACGTACCCATATCAATCTCTATCAAACTCACTCACATAGGTAATGCAAACTACCTTCCCTTACCTGACCAAACTTCTCAAATAGTCCTAAGACAACTCAACACCTTTAGCTCCaaaggatgctctatctacacatagacaCATCACAAAGGTGATCAAGATATACCTTTATGATTACTGATTAGCAAAGAGTCATATTAATAACTTAAACAACACACACAACCAAAAGAAAGATTGCATGAAAGCCACAAGAAAAAAGCAAAAGTTCAACTTACATGGATGAAGAAATTGATCGGATAGAAAGGAAGAGCTCGCCAAAAGAATTATCCTAGGTAGTCTCCGATCTTCAAACAGACTAGTAGATAAGAATAACtcttagagagaagtcagagaactccaaaaaagtggtttctagagatattatgtgttttaaaataatagaacttgtttataacaattctatttatattaaaacattttaatattaaataattgcgactcaattttaaaattttaaaacgcCTTTTTCTAAGGTTTTACACATaaattctttaataattatatatttgagaagaagaaaatgatgaaattaaataaaataaatatagaataaaaatggataataaaaattgattttgcaTGATTAGTTTGGAAGGCTAACTAACATATACATCGATTTATTGTTTCGAATTAACATCTTTAACTCAAAAAGGAATGTAGAACACCTTATGTTAATAATCCATTGTAGTGTAGTTGGTGAGGATATTCGGCTCTCACCCACAAGATCTGGGTTGAAGTCCCGGCAATGGAATTGTTATTATTgtcttttaaatcaattttacaaatttcattttaatgttttttataacaAGATTATTAAATAGAggaaaatgttatatttatggttttaactttattttataaataaattaaatggttttaaaataaatacactaaAGTTATTACTAACAAGAATTTCAAATGAAATTTGTAATatccacaaattctttaaactCCATCATTATACATGTCCACAacaatattttcacattaatACAGAAACCGCCAAAGTCATGAGTATCAATAATATCAATCATCAGAACCACAAGAAAAACATTTGAAAAGTCATCAAAACCAACACATGACTAACGCTCAAAGGTGGCACTCAGTGTTAATCCTATCGCAAACCTACCACTCAATGGTCCCCCTTTAGCACTCAGCAATAGAGTGGGTTAGAGTAATGGCGCTCAACGATGATAATCCCCACTCAACACTCTATCATGAACAAATATTCTGGGTTTTTGTGAATGGAATGAGGCTCAACACTCCCCAGTCAAGAACTCTCAATTACAATGAATAATTAGAAAAACATTCTCACCAGAAGAGTGCACAATTAAGCTCATAGGCTATAATTTCACTTGGTGAGGGATTTGCAATATACAAGCTCTTAACCCAATATCTTTATAGATACTATTGATATGATAGTTTCACataactttgttttttcttaatctttttgttacttttctCGTATGGCTTTGAATCCTTTATATAGTTGTTGCATTTGATAACGGTTGAAAATTGGAACAATAGCACTTCATCATGATCTTCTCAATATGGAATGACTTGATCGATTCTTTAAATTGAGTCTTTAGCTAGAATCTTCAACTGCATTCTTCAATTCCATATTTGTTGATGATCTTTAGgatattttctttcctttcttgaATGAGCTTATGGTTGATTTGAATTTTTCCATTTCTTCAACGATCACAATTGTCTTGTTAAGGAAACTTTGTACAAAATACTTCtgcatttaaattgttaaaGCGGTAATATTTCACACTCAATAAAATAGTTCATTCATCAATTACTTCcttatgcttattttatttaaacgtTTGATTCAGAAACTCTCTTCTTCCATAAGGTAAATTATCACGAGATAATTCTTTTGAACGTTGTagcttatataattaattctatATTTCAAATACtcatattatatattgatttgCATGAGCAATCAAAGATCGAAACACTTAGCCAAATATTAAAGCGTGTTCTAACTTCTTTAGAGTAAAACTGAGTTTTACTGTTTAGGTCGTTTAATACCTTAGTCGTTTAATGGCTTAAGTAGCCTTGGGTCGTCTAACATCAGGTGTTCTCTAGAAACTTAGGTCATCTAACGACTTGGGTCCTCTAATGCTTATACTTGGGGATACCTTTGGTGACCTCATCTAACACATTGACTTTTGTACTTCTTAAACTCGTCTAATGTTAAGACTTGGCTTTGTATTTGTCATATTTCCATATTACACTAACTCTTGAATATTATCAATTAAACACCTGAAAATACATATCCAGAAtacatattttgataaaatgtGTTGGTCAATCACTATAACtcattatattaattacacGTTTTCTCGTAGCTGTCTAACGATGTTTCACTTCTAACTAGAGACCTTTTGGTCTGGTAGAATGACTGTTTTGTTATTATCAAAATTCTATTGATTGGCACGACTTGTCTACTTCAACGATTTCTTTTCAAACAagatttacaaatatatattcacacTGAATCTATCAACTAAAACTTCGTGTGACTGTTATATTAAATGTTATTCTTGCCAAAActattatgaaaatttataatacacaATTTAACATTATGtatatttgacttattttttatagattCGATTTTGTTATACCCTTGTTCTGAAACGAGCTCAAAGAACAAGGAAAGAAACAATGCAACGTTGATAGATGAATTACTATCTCATATAGTTAGTCATAACAGTTACATAGGATACTTCATACTATATATTCATTCACAGATGTTCTACTGAGTTATAAAACATTTATACTATCAAAACATCTACtaatatatttaactaaaagACAACCCTTTTAATTAGTGAACGTATACAACCATCGAAAGCTACAATTATAAACAGTTCACTACATCAATATATAcactttcaatattttttttcagtgaaaaaaattatcctTTTAAGCCTTTAATAAGTGTTATTCGACATTGGTTAGAAAGACTTCTTTcgtatgttataaaaaaaactatatttataccCATGATATATAGGTGATATATAGGAGGAGAACCGTaaagttgaaaataaataattacattctTAGTATAGTAAAAgtagaaatattttagaatatataggAGGAACCGTaaagttgaaaataaataattactttcttAGTATAGTAAAAGTAGAAATATTTTggtagaaaaaagaaacatgtaTAGAGAGATGAAATATACTAATTGACACCATTTAATAAGTTTTAATTGATATCATTCTCTATTAGGTTGAAAGTTTGGTTTTTATACATGATATATAcaaacttttatattaatttaaatataatattttttaaaaatatactaaaatatgaacaatttggctccattatatattattattgttattcgattttaacaaaatttaacgtTAATAATcatgatataaaattataatttaaagttgTATCAGTAAAATTTGCTTTTATCTAAAGTCACTTGTCGATATGTAATTATGCACGTTCTCAGATAACTTTGTTTCATTGGTCAACTCTAGGATACGTAACCATCTGAATAAAGAACTGATCAATTATAACTCCCACAAACCAATGTAAATGTAAGTGTGTAACAGACAAAACATCATGCAAGTGGAGTGCAAATGTTGTCCTTTATTAATCCAACTTTTGGTGCTATGTGCCTTTACCTGTCTTCCATACAACTCTAACTCTTTACAATTAGTGGACACTTACCCTTTTGTATCTCTTTTTTCTgtgtttctttcttcttctacttTGTTTCTCATCAAGTGGAAAGTCCTGTCACCTTTATCTACTGTgcattttattacattatattatatatgaattaGTCTTTTGTTGCTGAATgtaatttttttggttttccTTCAATCATGGCTTTCTCTTCCGTCTTTTTCCATTCTCCGTTACTATTGAAGGTACAGTTTCCAGTCTCTGATGTGTTTCTTTCTTCATTTCAATGTTGGATATGTTTTGGACTTGAATAATTACTAATGAAAGTTGAACTCAAACATGTTTTCATGTTGGAGATATATGTTTGCCCTTCTATTTATATGTAAATGGTGAGTTATATATGTCAAAAAACTTGTTCCTTGTTTCACAAAATTGTCTTGCACATGTATGTTTTGTTCAAAAGGTGCTTTCATGAAACAAGAGTGATATGCAATTCAATGATCATTTTCACAACCTGCTTATTTTGAACAGTTTCGATGGATCTTGTAGTTTATTTACTCTGATGGTTAGATAACATGCTTATTTAGGATTCAAGAAAATTGCTTACAATTGAGGCTTTATTTCTTATAGATTGAAAAGAGGCAAAAGTTTCCTTTCCCTGCTGTCAGAAGTAATGGTGCTGAGACTGAACTTTGTAACCAGAGTAGTCAGAGAAGTAGAGTCAAATTAACCAGAGATTGGAGTTTCATGAGAGGATCAAGAGTTGCTATGAAACCAAAAATCTTGAGATTGGCTCCTTTTCCAAAAGCACCTCGTGTATATGCTTCATGTAATCTATTCTTTGAGCCACATTTACTTGATAATTATTTTCACCATATCAACATTATTGTGCCAAAATCAATTTAAGAACTCATATAGTTACACTTTTAGCATTTTCTCAAACAAGTGTTAAGATATTTGGATACTTTGATTTTTATGCAAAAATCATTTTGGTTTAGTGTACAAAAGTTTGTTTCTATGGTTCATTTTTTCTACTTTCATGCAGAACACAATCTGAATGAGGGTGTCTATTATGCACATGGCACATAGTGATACTAAATTATCATAAACTGCTTCAGTATCATTTATGCTTTCTGTATTAATCTTATTGAACATTCCTTGCTTTGGTCTAACAAGCTTCCCACATTCAACTTATTTATAGACTGCATTTTGCATTTTAGGAAAATGAATCAGAGCTATATAAGTTTCCTATATTCATTTTTCTACCTTCATAATGTAGGGTTGTCAGGATCAGAACTTGCTAGCACTGCCTTTACTTTAGGAACAGCAGCGGTGCTTCCATTTTACACACTGATGGTTCTAGCTCCAAATTCTGAACTAGTATGTTTCTTTCTTAAAACATCTTCAATATGAGACAATAccttttaatttacaaatatatgtataaatattattcaaaagtgaactttaaacctaactcaattttacaaaatcagCTTGTAAGGTAAAATTTTTAACCtcgtatatatattataaatttgtcttATTTCTAATTCATGTATGATTTTCAACACGCTCCCTATGTTAAGGCATATACATCTCAAGAGTGAGACTAAACATAATAAGTAGTTTGATAGCTGCTCGATAACGAGTGGTATGATAGGTACAATAAACAACAAATCTCACTAGAATAAGTTTTAGATGACTTGTAATATGGTATTAGagagatttgttgtttgttgggttTATCGTGTCACCCGTTATTGGGCTACCCATTAATGTCCAGTTCCAAGCTTGACAAGTATATGCCTCGATGTGGGAAAATGTGTTAGAGATCTTATATCaactagaaataaaaaaaatttataatatataagtaggtgcAAACATTATTTTACAAGTCAGATTTTTttaaggttgagttagacttaaattctaattcttaataaatatatttatgttataaaagGTAACATGTATGCTTTTTCCTCTGGTTGTTCTACAGAACTAGAATATAAGTTTGGTGTGCTCTGAATCTTCTGATATTTTTCCTTCTCATGGGCTTTTATTTGTGCAATTCCTGTGGTATGCTTGATTAATTTTTCCTGGAATCCAAAAATGCAGACTAAGAAGTCTATGGAAAGTAGTGTACCATATATTGGGCTTGGAGTTCTATATGCATATTTATTGCACCTTTCTTGGACCTCTGAGACAGTTGGGCTTATTTTTGCAAGCAAATATTTGCTACCAGAGGTATGTATTCATCAAATAAAGTTAAGACTTAACTACACTTTTGGCCTCATAAGGAAGCAATTGCACCATCTTAAATTGAACAATTCTGAAATCTCAGTTAACACATCAAATTTTAGAGACTCAAATCTCAGTTTTCTATACTTATACCCAAATGAAACATAGGGAACTAAAGTCACAGAATTACAATTATTGAGTACAAAAAGTGGTATTAAGCCTACAGTTAAATTTCCATGACCAAAAACATTGATATATTACTGTGCTATCTTCCTTTGTACTCGGTGCAGCTGACTAGTATAGGGAAAATGTTCTCCAGTGAGATGACTTTAGCCTCAGCATGGATTCACCTTTTGGTTATTGATCTCTATGCTGCAAGGTTatgaatcttttatttttcctttcaataattgaatttgattttagtTCTCTAAAATACACCGTGTTGATTTTGGTCCTAAACTTTGAAATGTTTTCATTTGGTTCTTCCCATGTTACTAATGATGTGACGGATATTTATTGGAAAAGGATTAATTTGAAACAAAGAAATAAGattcttatttaatttatttaacacTTTTTCTTGATGTTCAAAATGCATTCTTGAAGCTTATTTTTCTTCAGAAATTTGAATCTAGATTTAGGAAATATCTTTTAGTATGTTTGCATATGCATGTTCGGTTCTGTACTTCTCAATCTGTCgtaatttcttttacaaaaaaaaaaggaacttCACTACACTCACCTGTCTCGGTCTACAAACGTCCCTTCTCATAATATAACATGTTTCAataaatttcactttttttttaatcaaaatttgtttttttaggtTTTGCTAACAATTCCTTCTCTCTTAAGAtttgtaaaacaattttaaataatgtttctCATATTATTCTAAGATTTTGAGTAAATTTGAATATCATCCGTAAACACCACTACAAACCTATGATGCTATGACACGTCTCATAAATGGTAAACCTATGATGTTCCGACATGTCTTATAAATGGTGTGTTCCGTGTCTGACACGTATCGAACACCGACACTCGTACAATACTTGTAGGACACACTatgttcaatttaaaaaatatttttttatctttaacatgattttgatgattaaaataatgaacaaatttTATTCTATCACTACGTTTTGCATATTGGATATTAGATAGAtagattatattcatttttgtgttagttgaCAATATGTTAGTTAACAGTTTCAAAGTTTCAAACTTAACATGTATATACACATCGTGTCTCGTGttctatgtttttttaatttagtcgtATCTCCGTAGTCCGTATCATATCTTTCCTCATGTTTGTATCCGTATCCAGACAACATAGCTACAAACTGTCCAGAAATGTCCTAAAATTTCTAATGTCCAACTCAGCTCGCTGAATCGCCTCTAAACTTGCGATTTCATGCGAGTTTGCTCGAGTTTACACGAGTCTACCAAAAACTGATTCTACATGCCAGTTAAATTGGTTTAGGATTGTGCCAATGTAAACTCATCTGAATGTACGAGTTATTTTGATAACCATGGTTAACTCGTATTAATAGGGatgccaaaaaaaaatataataaccaAATATGTCCAGTCATTTACAATACTCTTATAATTGATTTTCGGCATTTTAGCCCTCCTGGCGTTGTGGCCATATTCTCTTTTATAAGTAATATCATAAACAACAAGAAATCTCATAAATAGATCAACGATCAGACTAGGGCGTTATTCTGATGAACAAGATCCTCTTAAGAGGCGAGTTCAGAGCATACTCATCCCACTGTCTATAGCACCTTCTATGCCAGTTGTTCTTAGATATCTTAGAACCTTAACATAATACAGATATAAGATTTCGAAGAGAAGAGCAAAGAGTTTAAAACACATTTTTGTATTCACAATGCCTTCAAAACCCGATGATCTTTCTCAAAGGGAAGAGGCTTATTTATAGAAATCCGTCTTCGGATTTCAAAACCTTACTTAGCTAAGTCTCACGTCCGTAGACGTCAGCGCTTACATCATAATATTCggattcaaataaaacaaactgGAATCTGGAAAATGACAAACATACTGGCCGACAGGTAGGCCTGAATTTTACAACTATCTTTTACTTAATGAAATACATTAATCCTTGAAGATTGGTTCGTGACTAGGAGAGAGATTTGGATCAGTATCACTCTCCATGGTATCACCTTCATGTTCAGCTGGAATCCATGAGTCAAAATCTTCTTTGTCTTCTTCTGGTCCTCCTAGGTCTCTTGATATCTGGAATTGTTCTTCAGGGATATAGAATTTCTGTGGTAGTAGAACCCTGCTGTCCAGAAGGAATCAATCTTGAGGGAGTGAGCTGGATTTCTGTATGATTCTCCCCTTGTCGTATTTCCCTGAGGTGCCTGACTAGTTGTAGCCTATAACTTTCAGAGATAGGGTAATCATCAAAGGTTCCTCAGAAATAAGCTTTGTTTTTTGACCAAATTGCTCTAGAGTGATTTTGATAATATGGACGGTGGATAATGACAATAGAGGTGGATTTAGACAAAtccacatttctttttctttgataaTGAAAAATCTTTTCTAGTTCATGTCTCCACCATGGGATGGGAGAAAACCATTCTAACAAGGTCCAGAACAGATAATCATGTTTGAAAGGATCGTTCAAGATGTTGTAGGTTTCTTGGACTTTTAAGGCTAGAGGGATGGATCTTTGAACAGTTTTACACCAAATGGCCCAAAGAGTTGGTTCACAGATATCCCATCCGACTCCTAGAAATAATTCATATATCCCTCCTAATTCATTatttggatcaagcatgcatggGGGACTGTATTTGTATTTCAGGGTCTCATGAAGATAATAGAAATACCTTGAATGTGCAAATTGGAGAATATCTGTAGGAGATGTGGGATATAGTCCAGGAGGGTATTCTTTAAGCGAAGGATCTGAGGGTCTGGTGGCATCTTGTTTTTGAATTCTAAGATTCTAGGAAAGGACGAATTGTCCATTTGTACTTCGAATTGGAAACCTCTAAGATGgaaatcaaatttcttaatGCCATTTTTGACTGCCAAAGCTTCTTTGAAAGTTGTGTGGTAGTGTTTTTCGGCTTCTTTGAATTCACCACTTGCATGTCCACAATAATCTAGATGGTTTCCATTTTCCTCCATTAGAACAGCTCCCCAATAATGATTGATGGCATCAGTTTGGAGAATTCTTTTCCCATTTCCTGGAATCTTGAGAGCAGGAGGGTGTTGTGCTATTTTTTTGATCTCGGATACTGCTCGGGTCTGTTCTATCCCCCAAGGAGGGGGGTCCTTTTTTAATAATCTGAACAAAGGGCTGGTATACCTTGCAACTTTGGGAATAAAATCACGAATATAATTGAGGATCCCCAAAAATTGTTGAATCTCCTTGATGGTCAAAAAGCAGTCAGGGAATTTCAGAAGTTCTTGAGCTATATAGGGTTGAGGTTGGTATGTGCCTTGGGAGAAATGCATTCCAAGAAAATCAATTTCTAGTTGTGCCAAGTGGATCTTTTTTTCTGAGAGCATAATACCGTGTTGATCAGCCAAAGAGATGAATTGTTCTAAGAGGACTTTGTGAGATTCTTTGTCTTTGGAGAAAAGCAAAATATCATCTATGTAGATGATAACACTGTTTAGGATGGGCTCGAAGATCTTGGTCATAGCTTTCTGGAAGAGAGAGGGGGCTACTTTGAGTCCAAATGAGAGTACCGCCCACTGATATTGGGCACTAGGAATACAAAATGCGGTTTTGTACCTTTCCGAGGGTTTAATGCTTATCTGCCAGAAACCTGATTTGAAGcctgaaaaagaaagagaagtttTTCAAGACTCACAGGATATCTCAATTTGGACTGATGCCAGCAATCATTATTGGGGAGCTGTTCTAATGGAGGAAAATGGAAACCATCTAGATTATTGTGGACATGCAAGTGGTGAATTCAAAGAAGCCGAAAAACACTACCATACAACTTTCAAAGAAGCTTTTGCAGTCAAAAATGGCattaagaaatttgatttcCATCTTAGAGGTTTCCAATTCGAAGTACAAATGGACAATTCGTCCTTTCCTAGAATCTTAGAATTCAAAAACAAGATGCCACCAGACCCCCAGATCCTTCGCTTAAAGGATTGGTTCTCTAGGTATGATTTCTCAGTCAAATATCTCAAaggaaaaaataacttaatcCCAGATTTTCTCTCAAGACCCAGAAAAGCTATCCAGATGATTACTGCCATCAACACTTTCCCTCTAATTTTTATGGTTAAAACTTTGCCCAATATGGCCAAAATCCAGAAAGAATACCCTCCTGGACTATATCCCACATCTCCTACAGATATTCTCCAATTTGCACATTCAAGGTATTTCTATTATCTTCATGAGACCCTGAAATACAAATACAGTCTCccatgcatgcttgatccaaatAATGAATTAGGAGGGATATATGAATTATTTCTAGGAGTCGGATGTGATATCTGCGAACCAACTCTTTGGGTCATTTGGTGTAAAATTGTTCAAAGATCCATCCCTTTAGTCTTGAAAGTCCAAGAAACCTACAACATCTTGAACGATCCTTTCAAACATGATTATCTGTTCTGGACCTTGTTAGAATGGTTTTCTCCCATCCCATGGTGGAGACATGAACTAGAAAAGATTCTTCATTATCAAAGACAAAGAAATGTGGATTTGTCTAAATCCACCTCTATTGTCATTATCCACCGTCCATATTATCAAAATCACTCTAGAGCAATTTGGTCAAAAAACAAAGCTTATTTCTGGGGAACCTTTGATGATTACCCTATCTCTGAAAGTTATAGGCTACAACTAGTCAGGCACCTCAGGGAAATACGACAAGGGGAGAATCATACAGCAGGGTTCTACTACCACAGAAATTCTATATCCCTGAAGAACAATTTCAGATATCAAGAGACCTAGGAGGACCAGAAGAAGATAAAGAAGATTTTGACTCATGGGTTCCAGCTGAACATGAAGGTGATACCATGGAGAGTGATACCGATCCAAATCTCTCTCCTAGTCACGAACCAATCTTCAAGGATTAATGTATTTCATTAAGTAAAAGACAACTGTAAAATTCAAGCCTACCTGTCGGCCAATATGTTTGTCATTTTCCAGATTCcagtttgttttatttgaatccGAATATTATGATGTAAGCGCTGACGTCTACGGACGTGAGACTTAGCTAAGTAAGGTTTTGAAATCAGGAGATGGATTTCTATAAATAAGCCTCTTCCCTTTGAGAAAGATCATCGGGTTTTGAAGGCATTGTGAATACAAAATTGTGTTTCTAAACTCTTTGCTCTTCTCTTCGAAATCTTATATCTGTATTATGTTAAGGTTCTAAGATATCTAAGAACAACTGGCATAGAAGGTGCTATAGACAGTGGGATGAGTATGCTCTGAACTCGCCTCTTAAGAGGATCTTGTTCATCA is a window of Vigna unguiculata cultivar IT97K-499-35 chromosome 4, ASM411807v1, whole genome shotgun sequence DNA encoding:
- the LOC114182102 gene encoding protein ABA DEFICIENT 4, chloroplastic-like isoform X1, which gives rise to MAFSSVFFHSPLLLKIEKRQKFPFPAVRSNGAETELCNQSSQRSRVKLTRDWSFMRGSRVAMKPKILRLAPFPKAPRVYASWLSGSELASTAFTLGTAAVLPFYTLMVLAPNSELTKKSMESSVPYIGLGVLYAYLLHLSWTSETVGLIFASKYLLPELTSIGKMFSSEMTLASAWIHLLVIDLYAARHVFLDGLENEIETRHSVSLCLFFCPIGVLTHVITKATTKSSRENKHGL
- the LOC114182102 gene encoding protein ABA DEFICIENT 4, chloroplastic-like isoform X2, translated to MIEKRQKFPFPAVRSNGAETELCNQSSQRSRVKLTRDWSFMRGSRVAMKPKILRLAPFPKAPRVYASWLSGSELASTAFTLGTAAVLPFYTLMVLAPNSELTKKSMESSVPYIGLGVLYAYLLHLSWTSETVGLIFASKYLLPELTSIGKMFSSEMTLASAWIHLLVIDLYAARHVFLDGLENEIETRHSVSLCLFFCPIGVLTHVITKATTKSSRENKHGL